One genomic region from Streptomyces sp. Li-HN-5-11 encodes:
- a CDS encoding ferredoxin yields the protein MKVVIDEDRCRGHAVCCTICPEVFDLNDDGYAVADTADLPPRFEQAARTAATSCPERAITLS from the coding sequence ATGAAGGTCGTCATCGACGAGGACCGCTGCCGCGGGCACGCCGTCTGCTGCACGATCTGCCCCGAGGTCTTCGACCTCAACGACGACGGCTACGCGGTCGCCGACACGGCAGACCTGCCACCGCGGTTCGAGCAGGCCGCGCGCACCGCGGCGACGAGTTGCCCCGAACGTGCCATCACGCTGAGCTGA
- a CDS encoding cytochrome P450 — MASADEPPEDTHAIDFFRDDGAVADPYPYFDSLRARCPVLREPHHDVVMVTGYDEAVEVAQDAKTFSSCLSVTGPFPGFPVPLEGDDVGDLIERHRGELPMSDQLPTLDPPVHTAHRALLMRLITPKRLKQNEEAIGEIADRMLDAFLARGEGEFIGEFAGPFTLLVIADLLGVPEEDREEFLDQLQRRPQAGGGIGSTGEDTLAHSPLEFLYGRFSQYIEDRRRQPRDDVLTGLASARFPDGSLPEVTDAVRVAANLFSAGQETTVRLLGSALRLIAERPDLQDRLRGERDLVPNFVEEVLRTESPVKGDFRLSRVPATVGGVDIPAGTTLMVVNGAANRDPRKFENPSAFDPARPNARHHLAFGRGIHTCPGAPLARAEARVGIERLLDRTSDIRISERAHGPADARRYRYLPTYILRGLTHLNLEFTHAGEATR, encoded by the coding sequence GTGGCGTCTGCCGACGAGCCGCCCGAGGACACTCACGCGATCGACTTCTTCCGTGACGACGGGGCGGTGGCGGATCCGTACCCCTATTTCGACTCCCTTCGCGCGCGCTGCCCCGTGCTGCGCGAGCCCCACCACGACGTGGTGATGGTGACGGGGTACGACGAGGCGGTGGAGGTGGCCCAGGACGCCAAGACGTTCTCGTCGTGCCTCTCGGTCACCGGCCCCTTCCCCGGCTTCCCCGTCCCGCTCGAGGGGGACGACGTCGGCGACCTCATCGAACGGCATCGCGGCGAGCTGCCGATGAGCGACCAGCTACCGACGCTCGACCCGCCTGTGCACACCGCACATCGCGCACTGCTCATGCGGCTGATCACCCCCAAGCGCCTCAAGCAGAACGAGGAGGCCATCGGGGAGATCGCCGACCGGATGCTGGATGCCTTCCTGGCGCGCGGCGAGGGCGAGTTCATCGGCGAGTTCGCCGGCCCCTTCACGCTGCTGGTCATCGCCGACCTCCTCGGTGTGCCCGAGGAGGACCGGGAGGAGTTCCTCGACCAGCTCCAGCGCCGACCGCAGGCAGGCGGCGGCATCGGCAGCACCGGCGAGGACACGCTGGCGCACTCGCCACTGGAGTTCCTCTACGGGCGCTTCTCGCAGTACATCGAGGACCGGCGGCGGCAACCGCGTGACGATGTGCTGACCGGTCTGGCCTCCGCCAGGTTCCCGGACGGCTCACTGCCTGAAGTCACCGATGCCGTGCGGGTGGCCGCCAACCTGTTCTCCGCCGGACAGGAGACCACCGTGCGGCTGCTCGGTTCCGCTCTCAGACTGATCGCCGAACGCCCCGACCTCCAGGACCGACTGCGCGGGGAACGCGACCTCGTGCCCAACTTCGTCGAGGAGGTGCTGCGGACGGAGAGCCCCGTCAAGGGCGACTTCCGGCTCTCCCGTGTCCCGGCCACGGTGGGCGGTGTCGACATTCCCGCGGGCACCACACTCATGGTGGTCAACGGTGCGGCCAACCGCGACCCTCGCAAGTTCGAGAACCCGTCGGCCTTCGATCCGGCCCGCCCGAACGCCCGTCACCACCTCGCCTTCGGCCGCGGCATCCACACCTGCCCCGGCGCACCGCTGGCCCGGGCCGAGGCGAGGGTGGGCATCGAGAGGCTGCTGGACCGCACCAGCGACATCAGGATCTCCGAGCGTGCGCACGGGCCGGCGGACGCACGCCGCTACCGCTACCTGCCGACCTACATCCTGCGGGGCCTGACCCACCTCAACCTGGAATTCACTCATGCCGGGGAGGCCACACGATGA
- a CDS encoding ABC transporter substrate-binding protein produces the protein MHIRNPHTGTRSRAVVALAAAVLLTMTACDGQSASQSSSSTSTLSMAIMGTPNSFAPAQLDQGQQQYVWSTLYDTLLLLDNRGQLRPGAAESWQYSRDARTLTLKLRKGMTFSTGAPLTSSAVKATLDLIRTSGANQAQLAAVSSVDAPDDHTVVLRLSRPDGALLTALAGAGGVIADPKTMNTRSAALNPVSSGPYTLDKSTVNGSVYVLKRREDYWNKKAYPFPTVRIRVISDRAAALNALKAGEINAGSVEVQQLSTLGTTGFEVKRIDATSLAGLVLSDREGKVLKPLGDVRVRQAINMAFDREKMVKLFLRGSGKATEQMFNPKDAAYDPPLDTTYPYDPAAAKRLMAQAGYPNGFSVSMPSLVFTKPFEPTITQSLADIGIKVTWDPVPAQQILAAMTSKKYPMLFVVDALRPTPAQTRDFYAPNGYRNVFGSTDPRLTKLLLQANDEPDPAKAAGVYKEINAFGVRNAWNAPVFDVGISWVTKKGITYLGDGSSTQNTIRQFGVDGQSQG, from the coding sequence ATGCATATACGAAACCCGCACACAGGAACTCGGTCGCGGGCCGTGGTCGCTCTGGCCGCCGCGGTGCTGCTCACCATGACGGCGTGCGACGGCCAGTCCGCCTCGCAGTCCTCGTCCTCGACCTCGACGCTCTCCATGGCCATCATGGGCACCCCGAACTCCTTCGCTCCCGCCCAACTCGACCAGGGACAGCAGCAGTACGTCTGGAGCACCCTGTACGACACACTGCTTCTCCTCGACAATCGCGGGCAGTTGCGACCGGGAGCGGCGGAGAGCTGGCAGTACTCCCGCGACGCCCGGACGCTGACCCTGAAGCTGCGCAAGGGCATGACCTTCAGCACGGGTGCCCCTCTCACGTCGTCCGCGGTGAAGGCGACCCTGGACCTGATCAGGACGTCCGGCGCAAACCAGGCGCAGCTGGCCGCGGTGTCGTCCGTCGACGCTCCCGACGATCACACTGTGGTGCTCAGGCTCAGCCGCCCCGACGGGGCGCTGCTGACCGCGCTGGCGGGAGCCGGCGGAGTGATCGCCGATCCGAAGACGATGAACACCCGCAGCGCCGCGCTGAACCCGGTCTCCTCGGGCCCCTACACCCTGGACAAAAGCACGGTGAACGGATCTGTCTACGTGCTCAAGCGCCGCGAAGACTACTGGAACAAGAAGGCCTATCCGTTCCCCACGGTCAGGATCCGGGTGATCTCCGACCGCGCCGCAGCGCTCAACGCGCTGAAAGCCGGTGAGATCAACGCGGGGAGCGTCGAGGTCCAGCAACTGAGCACGCTGGGGACGACGGGCTTCGAGGTCAAACGCATCGATGCGACCTCCCTGGCCGGCCTCGTCCTGTCCGACCGCGAGGGCAAGGTGCTCAAGCCGCTCGGCGACGTGCGGGTGCGCCAGGCGATCAACATGGCCTTCGACCGCGAGAAGATGGTCAAGCTGTTCCTGAGGGGCTCCGGCAAGGCGACGGAGCAGATGTTCAACCCCAAGGACGCGGCCTACGACCCCCCGCTGGACACGACCTACCCCTACGACCCGGCCGCGGCGAAGCGGCTGATGGCCCAGGCCGGTTACCCGAACGGGTTCTCGGTGAGCATGCCGAGCCTCGTCTTCACCAAGCCGTTCGAGCCGACGATCACGCAGTCACTCGCGGACATCGGCATCAAGGTGACGTGGGACCCGGTGCCCGCGCAGCAGATCCTGGCGGCGATGACCTCGAAGAAATACCCGATGCTCTTCGTCGTCGACGCGCTGCGCCCCACTCCCGCCCAGACGCGGGACTTCTACGCCCCGAACGGGTACCGCAACGTGTTCGGTTCAACGGATCCCCGGCTCACCAAGCTGCTGCTGCAGGCGAACGACGAACCCGATCCGGCGAAGGCTGCGGGCGTCTACAAGGAGATCAACGCGTTCGGGGTGCGGAACGCGTGGAACGCGCCCGTCTTCGACGTCGGTATCTCCTGGGTGACCAAGAAGGGCATCACCTATCTCGGTGACGGCTCCTCGACGCAGAACACGATCCGGCAGTTCGGCGTCGACGGTCAGTCCCAGGGGTGA
- a CDS encoding ABC transporter permease — MALHALRRLTAGVVLAVMVTMITFFLLSTSFSNVASSIVGDSATPGRIQAQKTQMGLDRPVVVQYLDWLSHAVRGDLGASYFTGEPVRSAIGDRLGVTLSVVLVALLLTAVLGVALGVLAASRGGAVDRVAQGVSLIGHLAPNLLIAVVLVSVLALKLHWFPATGYTPLGDSPARWAAAITIPVAALTAAGVANLTSQVRGAMIDELRKDYVRTLRTRGIPPRSIVLRHALRNAAGPALTVLSLEFVQMFGGALVIEQVFALPGFGTYAFNASLQGDIPIIMGITLFGVLLVVGVNLVVDLANGWLNPKARIH; from the coding sequence ATGGCCCTCCATGCGCTGCGCCGTCTGACCGCGGGAGTGGTTCTCGCGGTCATGGTCACCATGATCACCTTTTTCCTGCTGAGCACGTCGTTCAGCAACGTCGCGAGCAGCATCGTCGGAGACTCCGCGACACCCGGACGCATCCAGGCGCAGAAGACGCAGATGGGACTGGACCGCCCGGTGGTGGTCCAGTACCTGGACTGGCTGTCCCACGCCGTTCGGGGCGACCTCGGGGCCTCCTACTTCACCGGCGAGCCCGTCCGGTCGGCCATCGGGGACCGCCTCGGCGTCACCCTGTCCGTCGTGCTCGTCGCTCTCCTCCTCACCGCCGTCCTCGGTGTGGCGCTCGGTGTGCTCGCCGCCTCCCGGGGCGGTGCCGTCGACCGTGTCGCGCAGGGTGTCTCGCTGATCGGCCACCTCGCGCCGAACCTGCTGATCGCCGTCGTCCTCGTCTCCGTCCTGGCCCTGAAGCTGCACTGGTTCCCGGCCACGGGATACACCCCGCTGGGAGACAGCCCGGCCCGGTGGGCGGCTGCGATCACCATTCCCGTGGCCGCCCTCACAGCGGCCGGAGTGGCCAACCTGACGTCACAGGTGCGCGGCGCCATGATCGACGAACTGCGCAAGGACTATGTGCGCACCCTGCGGACGCGAGGGATACCGCCCCGGTCGATCGTGCTGCGCCACGCCCTGCGCAACGCCGCGGGTCCGGCGCTCACGGTCCTGTCGCTGGAGTTCGTCCAGATGTTCGGCGGGGCTCTCGTCATCGAGCAGGTCTTCGCGCTGCCGGGCTTCGGCACCTACGCCTTCAACGCGTCCTTGCAGGGAGACATCCCGATCATCATGGGCATCACCCTCTTCGGCGTGCTGCTGGTGGTGGGCGTCAACCTGGTCGTCGACCTCGCGAACGGCTGGCTCAACCCGAAGGCGAGGATCCATTGA
- a CDS encoding dipeptide/oligopeptide/nickel ABC transporter permease/ATP-binding protein has translation MADRRSALRRLARDPQAVISAGLLLVVVALGLLTPLITDRGPNDASLDAINAGAGEKGYLLGGDKSGRDIYSRLLHSIDTSLVSALIGTSIALAIGITFGLVGGYYGRRVRAVTEWVFSLVMTFPGLLLLIVLLPVTKGDYRVTMAIFGVLLSPGIYRLVRNLVLGVRNELYVDAARVSGLPDRRILRRHVLYAVRGPVVIAAAFLAGASIGVQSGLAFLGVGSSTVPSFGAMISDGFTNINEEPLQFVWPSLTLGLITACLVLLGNALRDVLVGGRPKPSRIAAAGLRSTAVPPAEAGPSGLLTVEDLAIAYPTPSGGVQEVVSGVTLNLEAGETLGLVGESGSGKTQTAFAVLGVLPAEAVVTRGSIRLDGRELLGLGEGELRGVRGRSVAYVPQEPMSNLDPSFTVGSQLVEGVRAVTPMSRRDARRRVLALLNRVGIPDPDRVYKSYPHQISGGMAQRVLIAGAVASRPLLLIADEPTTALDVTVQAEILDLLRDLRKELNMAVLLVTHNFGVVADSCDRIAVMRQGEIVETGDVLDVFRTPRHPYTRTLLDAILDESALRTDEPDPSGESPVKEAR, from the coding sequence GTGGCGGACCGCCGGTCGGCGCTACGCAGGCTCGCGAGGGACCCGCAGGCGGTGATCAGCGCCGGCCTCCTGCTGGTCGTCGTCGCGCTGGGTCTGCTCACCCCGCTGATCACGGACCGTGGTCCCAACGACGCCTCGCTCGACGCGATCAACGCCGGAGCCGGGGAGAAGGGGTACCTCCTCGGCGGCGACAAGAGCGGGCGCGACATCTACTCCCGGCTGCTGCACTCCATCGACACCAGCCTCGTCTCGGCCCTCATCGGCACGAGCATCGCGCTGGCGATCGGCATCACCTTCGGGCTCGTCGGCGGGTACTACGGCCGCCGTGTCCGGGCCGTCACCGAGTGGGTCTTCAGTCTCGTCATGACCTTTCCGGGCCTGCTCCTGCTCATCGTGCTGCTCCCGGTGACGAAGGGGGACTACCGCGTCACGATGGCGATCTTCGGGGTGCTGCTGTCCCCGGGCATCTACCGCCTCGTACGCAATCTGGTCCTAGGGGTCAGGAACGAGCTGTACGTGGACGCGGCTCGCGTCTCGGGCCTGCCGGACCGGCGCATCCTCAGACGGCACGTGCTCTACGCGGTGCGGGGCCCGGTGGTGATCGCCGCCGCGTTCCTCGCCGGGGCGTCCATCGGAGTCCAGTCGGGCCTGGCCTTCCTCGGCGTCGGGTCCAGCACGGTCCCCAGCTTCGGCGCGATGATCTCCGACGGCTTCACCAACATCAACGAGGAACCCCTGCAGTTCGTGTGGCCGAGCCTGACCCTGGGCCTCATCACCGCCTGCCTCGTGCTGCTCGGCAACGCGCTGCGGGACGTACTGGTGGGCGGACGGCCCAAACCGTCCAGGATCGCCGCCGCCGGGCTCCGGTCGACGGCCGTACCGCCGGCCGAAGCGGGGCCTTCGGGGCTGCTGACCGTCGAGGACCTCGCCATCGCCTATCCGACCCCGTCGGGTGGAGTGCAGGAGGTCGTCAGTGGAGTCACGCTGAACCTGGAGGCGGGGGAGACACTCGGGCTGGTCGGCGAGTCGGGGTCGGGCAAGACGCAGACCGCGTTCGCGGTCCTCGGCGTGCTGCCCGCGGAGGCTGTCGTCACCCGCGGCTCGATCCGGCTGGACGGACGCGAGTTGCTGGGGCTGGGCGAGGGCGAACTGCGCGGTGTGCGCGGGAGGAGCGTGGCGTACGTACCGCAGGAGCCGATGTCGAACCTCGATCCGTCGTTCACCGTCGGCTCCCAACTGGTCGAGGGCGTCCGCGCGGTCACGCCGATGTCCCGGCGTGACGCACGTCGGCGCGTGCTCGCCCTGCTGAACCGCGTCGGCATCCCGGACCCGGACCGCGTGTACAAGTCGTACCCGCACCAGATCTCCGGCGGCATGGCACAGCGCGTGCTCATCGCGGGCGCCGTCGCGAGCCGTCCGCTGCTGCTCATCGCCGACGAACCGACGACCGCCCTCGACGTGACGGTTCAGGCGGAGATCCTCGATCTGCTGCGCGACCTGCGGAAGGAACTGAACATGGCGGTGCTGCTGGTGACCCACAACTTCGGGGTGGTCGCCGACAGCTGCGACCGCATCGCCGTCATGCGGCAGGGCGAGATCGTCGAGACGGGAGACGTGCTCGACGTGTTCCGCACCCCACGACATCCGTACACCCGGACGCTGCTGGACGCGATCCTCGACGAGAGCGCCCTGCGGACCGACGAGCCGGACCCGAGCGGCGAGTCCCCGGTGAAGGAGGCGCGATGA
- a CDS encoding ATP-binding cassette domain-containing protein, with protein MTAPLLDVTDLRVTYPGRGLRARPHQVLHEVSVQVHEGETLGIVGESGSGKTTLGRAVLGLVTPGGGRVRFRGRDITHASRKERRTLAQDIQAVFQDPYGSLNPSLTIDDILSEPLVVRGATTHDARARVRGLLDQVGLPRDAGRRLPHEFSGGQRQRVAIARALAPEPKLIVCDEPVSALDLTTQARVLDLFVDIQRRTSVAYLFISHDLAVIRHVSHRVSVMQGGGLVETGPAGQVTSAPRHPYTRRLLFAAPVADPVEQRRRREERHRLMAREPVEGEAVQPHTARLPSRSSPRSHQFSDKEGGNDPSCP; from the coding sequence ATGACCGCGCCCCTGCTCGATGTGACCGACCTGCGAGTCACCTACCCCGGCCGAGGCCTGCGGGCGCGACCCCACCAGGTGCTGCACGAGGTGTCCGTTCAGGTCCACGAGGGCGAAACCCTGGGAATCGTCGGCGAGTCCGGGTCGGGCAAGACGACCCTCGGGCGGGCCGTCCTGGGGCTGGTGACGCCCGGCGGCGGACGCGTCCGGTTCCGGGGCCGGGACATCACCCACGCCTCCCGGAAGGAACGCCGCACCCTCGCCCAGGACATCCAAGCCGTCTTCCAGGACCCGTACGGTTCGCTCAACCCGTCGCTCACCATCGACGACATCCTCAGCGAACCGCTCGTGGTGCGCGGCGCCACCACGCACGACGCCCGCGCCCGCGTCCGGGGCCTGCTGGACCAGGTGGGACTTCCGCGGGACGCCGGCCGGCGGCTGCCGCACGAATTCAGCGGGGGGCAGCGGCAACGGGTGGCGATCGCCCGCGCCCTCGCCCCCGAGCCGAAACTCATCGTCTGCGACGAACCCGTCTCGGCCCTCGACCTGACGACCCAGGCACGCGTGCTCGACCTCTTCGTCGACATCCAGCGGCGCACCTCCGTCGCCTACCTGTTCATCTCGCACGACCTCGCCGTCATCCGGCACGTCAGCCATCGCGTGAGTGTCATGCAGGGCGGCGGCCTGGTCGAGACCGGACCAGCGGGCCAGGTGACCTCCGCGCCCCGGCACCCGTACACGCGAAGGCTCCTGTTCGCCGCGCCCGTCGCCGACCCGGTCGAGCAGCGCAGGCGTCGCGAGGAGCGGCACAGACTGATGGCGCGAGAACCGGTGGAAGGGGAAGCGGTGCAGCCGCACACAGCACGGCTTCCGTCCCGCAGTAGCCCCCGGTCTCATCAATTCTCGGACAAGGAAGGTGGCAATGACCCGTCCTGCCCCTGA
- a CDS encoding family 1 glycosylhydrolase, translating into MTRPAPDFLWGAATSPHQVEGNNLNSDAWAREYFGPGREPSGDACDSYHRYGEDMRLLADAGLTAYRFGVEWARIEPVPGHVSRAELAHYRRMIETAQRLGLEPVVTLHHFTSPNWFAQEGGWSGERAIERFGNYVQAVTGILDGVKWICTMNEPNMLAVMEPLSRQLLSEDDGGTKKWTSPTVEGAVHPVLPEPDPQAGRRFIEAHHAARDLLKKHTDAAIGWTVACQALTATPGNEGKLRELRYGYEDLYLEAARGDDFVGVQSYSSQSVDENGIVPHPPGPDTTLTGQAYRPDAIGIAVRHVWETTGGVPILITENGIATADDTRRIRYTTEALGHLFAAIDDGIDVRGYLHWSALDNYEWGHWEPTFGLIAVDRETFERRPKPSLAWLGEVARRGRP; encoded by the coding sequence ATGACCCGTCCTGCCCCTGATTTCCTCTGGGGTGCGGCTACGTCGCCGCACCAGGTGGAAGGGAACAACCTCAACAGCGACGCCTGGGCCCGTGAGTACTTCGGACCCGGCCGTGAGCCCAGCGGCGACGCCTGCGACAGTTACCACCGCTACGGGGAGGACATGCGCCTGCTGGCCGACGCGGGCCTCACCGCCTACCGCTTCGGCGTCGAGTGGGCGCGCATCGAGCCCGTCCCCGGCCATGTCTCGCGAGCCGAGCTGGCCCACTACCGCCGGATGATCGAGACCGCACAGCGACTCGGACTCGAGCCGGTCGTCACACTGCACCACTTCACCAGCCCCAACTGGTTCGCGCAGGAAGGGGGCTGGAGCGGCGAACGGGCTATCGAGCGCTTCGGGAACTACGTCCAGGCAGTCACCGGCATTCTCGACGGCGTCAAGTGGATCTGCACCATGAACGAGCCGAACATGCTCGCCGTCATGGAGCCGCTGAGCCGGCAGCTGCTCTCCGAGGACGACGGCGGTACGAAGAAATGGACGAGCCCCACGGTCGAGGGCGCCGTGCACCCGGTCCTGCCGGAGCCCGACCCGCAGGCCGGCCGACGGTTCATCGAAGCCCATCATGCGGCCCGCGACCTCCTCAAGAAACACACCGATGCCGCCATCGGCTGGACGGTCGCCTGCCAGGCGCTCACCGCGACACCCGGCAACGAGGGGAAGTTGCGTGAACTGCGGTACGGTTACGAGGACTTGTATCTTGAGGCGGCGCGCGGCGACGACTTCGTCGGGGTCCAGTCGTACTCCAGCCAGTCCGTCGACGAGAACGGCATCGTGCCGCACCCTCCGGGCCCGGACACCACCTTGACGGGCCAGGCGTACCGGCCCGACGCGATCGGCATCGCGGTCCGGCACGTGTGGGAGACGACGGGAGGCGTGCCGATCCTGATCACCGAGAACGGGATCGCCACCGCCGACGACACCCGCCGGATCCGCTACACCACCGAGGCCCTCGGCCACCTCTTCGCCGCCATCGACGACGGCATCGACGTGCGGGGCTACCTCCACTGGAGTGCCTTGGACAATTACGAATGGGGGCACTGGGAGCCGACGTTCGGCCTGATCGCCGTGGACCGCGAGACCTTCGAGCGCCGCCCCAAGCCGAGCCTCGCCTGGCTCGGAGAAGTGGCCCGGCGCGGACGCCCGTAG
- the uidA gene encoding beta-glucuronidase, whose amino-acid sequence MLKPRSTATRELVNLDGLWRFAVDTAVGEHPWTGPLDTPLEAAVPASYNDLFTDSAIRDHVGRVWYQRSVRVPRGWAGERVLLRLDAATHEGKVYVDDTLVAEHVGGYTPFEADITEHVAAGQEFRLTIGVSNELTNTTVPPGTITVTADGRRQQKYHHDFYNYAGLARSVWLCSVPNAHIEDITVVTGLDSTTGTVEYEVATSAPVPVRVRVLDALGTEVAAAEGASGALRIDDVTPWRPGAAYLYDLVAEIVDGGEVRDTYAQPFGVRTVEVRGTQFLINGEPFYFTGFGKHEDTPVRGKGHDNAYLVHDFQLMEWAGANSFRTTHYPYAEEVLDFADRHGIVVIDETAAVGINLAVEGGLTGRPHKPTYSKDTLNDDTRAAHAQAIRELVARDKNHPSVVMWCVANEPSTHEEGAREYFEPLVELTRKLDPTRPVCSTASLLTTHQNDRIADLFDVVCLNRYYGWYIATGDLATAEALMESELHAWAGKLGKPILMTEYGADTQPGLHSVWDAPWSEEYQVAYLEANHRAFDRCEAVVGEHVWNFADFQTSPGIHRVDGNKKGVFTRDRRPKSAAHALRARWSCLNGRKPANNA is encoded by the coding sequence ATGCTGAAGCCCCGCTCCACCGCCACCCGCGAACTGGTGAACCTCGACGGCCTGTGGAGGTTCGCCGTCGACACCGCCGTGGGCGAACATCCCTGGACCGGGCCGCTCGACACTCCGCTCGAAGCCGCCGTGCCCGCCAGCTACAACGACCTGTTCACCGACAGCGCGATCCGTGACCATGTGGGCCGGGTCTGGTACCAGCGCTCCGTGCGCGTGCCGCGCGGCTGGGCCGGGGAGCGCGTGCTGCTGCGTCTCGACGCGGCGACCCACGAGGGCAAGGTGTACGTCGACGACACCCTGGTCGCCGAACACGTCGGCGGGTACACGCCCTTCGAGGCCGACATCACCGAGCACGTCGCCGCGGGGCAGGAGTTCCGCCTGACGATCGGCGTCAGCAACGAACTGACCAACACGACCGTCCCTCCCGGCACGATCACCGTCACCGCGGACGGCCGCCGGCAGCAGAAGTACCACCACGACTTCTACAACTACGCCGGGCTCGCCCGCTCGGTGTGGCTGTGCAGCGTACCGAACGCCCACATCGAGGACATCACCGTCGTCACCGGGCTCGACTCGACCACGGGCACGGTCGAGTACGAGGTAGCGACCAGCGCGCCCGTCCCGGTGCGCGTCCGTGTGCTGGACGCCCTGGGGACCGAGGTGGCCGCGGCCGAGGGCGCGAGCGGCGCCCTGCGCATCGACGACGTCACGCCGTGGCGGCCGGGGGCCGCGTACCTCTACGACCTGGTCGCCGAGATCGTGGACGGGGGAGAGGTCCGCGACACGTATGCCCAGCCGTTCGGTGTGCGCACCGTCGAAGTCCGGGGGACACAGTTCCTCATCAACGGCGAGCCGTTCTACTTCACCGGTTTCGGCAAGCACGAGGACACCCCGGTGCGCGGCAAGGGACACGACAACGCCTACCTGGTGCACGACTTCCAGCTGATGGAGTGGGCCGGCGCCAACTCCTTCCGTACCACCCACTACCCGTACGCGGAGGAGGTGCTGGACTTCGCCGACCGGCACGGCATCGTCGTCATCGACGAGACGGCGGCCGTGGGCATCAACCTGGCCGTCGAGGGCGGGCTCACCGGCCGTCCGCACAAGCCCACCTACTCCAAGGACACCCTCAACGACGACACGCGCGCGGCGCACGCACAGGCGATCCGGGAACTCGTCGCCCGCGACAAGAACCATCCCAGCGTCGTGATGTGGTGCGTCGCCAACGAGCCGTCCACCCACGAGGAGGGCGCGCGCGAGTACTTCGAGCCGCTCGTCGAACTCACCCGCAAGCTCGACCCGACGCGCCCCGTCTGCAGCACCGCCTCGCTCCTGACCACGCACCAGAACGACCGCATCGCCGACCTCTTCGACGTCGTGTGCCTCAACCGGTACTACGGCTGGTACATCGCGACCGGCGACCTCGCCACCGCCGAGGCGCTCATGGAGTCCGAGCTGCACGCCTGGGCCGGCAAGCTGGGCAAGCCGATCCTGATGACCGAGTACGGTGCCGACACGCAGCCGGGGCTGCACTCGGTGTGGGACGCGCCGTGGTCGGAGGAGTACCAGGTGGCCTACCTGGAAGCCAATCACCGTGCCTTCGACCGCTGTGAGGCCGTCGTGGGCGAACACGTGTGGAACTTCGCCGACTTCCAGACCTCCCCAGGCATTCACCGCGTCGACGGCAACAAGAAGGGCGTCTTCACCCGCGACCGCCGCCCCAAGTCCGCCGCCCACGCACTGCGCGCCCGCTGGTCGTGCCTGAACGGCCGTAAGCCCGCGAACAACGCCTGA